tctgtctcgaaaaaaaaaaaggaagaaaaaaaatcgaCTGTATGCACACACTGCAAGCACACAAAAACCTAAATTTGCACACCTGCTGAGAGTACGGCCATGCTCAGCACCCATCAGACCCACGCATATAAGCCTAAACGTGATCTGCATACTGCTTGCGTCCATACGCATGAAGCCAGCCATGCAGTTATGATCAAAAGGGAAATGTGTGAGACACCATACACCCCACAGTGGCAGCACCAAATAGTAGAGGTGGGGGGTGCTCTAGCCACCCCTAACCCGTGTCCCTCAACCCCTTCCAAGTCATCCCACATAGAAATtcaggtcgggtgcagtggctcacgcctgtaatcccagcactttgggaggcagagtcgggcggatcacttgaggtcaggagttcgagatcagcctggctaacatggtgaaaccccgtctctactaaaaatacaaaaattagctaggcatggtggcacgtgcctgtaatcccagctacttgggaggttgaaggaggagaatcgcttgaacctgggaggcagaggttgcagtgagccaagatcgtgccactgcactccagcctgggtgacagagtgagactctgtctcaaaaaaaaaaaaaaaagaaaggaaaagaaaagaaaaggaaaaccagtCTGTGCAAAAACTATCTGAGAGGCAAACGTAGCTCCAACAAATCTAACCAGGCTGGCTTTCTTTATCCCCTCCCCCTTGTCACCCACTCCTCTCATATTGGGAGGTCTGGACCCCTTTCTGTGGCCTGTGCACCCTTCCCTGTCCTGGAAGGACCCCCTTGCATGTTCTTTCAAGCCCCCCTAGATGCCTGGGGCAGCAGCCAGGTGGGCAAGACCTGCTGAAGCCCCAGTACCCTGTCTTCTCCCACTAGGCTCAGCCTCGATGCCTCAACTGTGGATGAGGAACCCTGTCTCCCCCGAACACTGGCCAGCCTTGCTTTGAACCTGCCAGGAGGAGGGCTGAAGACCTGGACTCAAGGGTGTCTGTCTGGGGGCGGGACCCCTGCAGAGACCCCAGGCAAAGTGGGTATAACCTGCAGCCACCCCTGACAATAGCACACTTTTGGGTCTAGAAGCCAGTGCTGTGGGTAAGAAGGAGAGACTTGCCAGGGCTGGTGGCGCTTACCCACCATGGCAGGGTGGAGGCTGCTTATCTGTGGTCCTCTCTGGGTCCTAAGATTCCAGCCCAGGCCTGAAGGGTTTTCCCTGGGTAAGCATCTAAGGCAGGCTATGCATGGCCATGACTCCAACCCAAGGGCTGGAGACAAGGGGATGGGGGATGTCTTATCTTGCAGTTTCAGCCAGGCTTGGAGGATCTTTGCCTGGAGTGTAGCCTGCAGCTGGAAGGCAGCTGTGTCTATGGTTGGGGTATACAGCTAAGGAGAATTTCTCTCTGACCTGAGATCCCAGCTCACACCTGAGGAATGCATGCTTGGAGCTGTGGCTGGTGGCTGAGACATCTTTGGCTGTGATCACAAAGGACGCTGGGGGAAATTCCTGGCCATTGTTGGAACCTGTGGCTCTGATACCTGGGGCTCCAGCTCAGAGCTGGAGGCTTCTCGGCCAGGACTACAGCCCTgtggctggggagggggtggctGAACCCATGTCTTATGGCTGCGGGGAgtggctggaggctgaggcttggaTGAGTGTGTCACCCCATTTCTGTGGAGGTGGCCCTGGCTGTGGGTGGGTCCCCTCAATCTAGGGAACCTGCCTGCAGTTCAGGCTGCCTTCCCAGCTTAGTGAGATGTTTAATTCCCTGCAGGAATGGGACAGCCCCAAGAAAAGAGTGAGGTCAAGGTCTGTTCCTGTGTCCTTCTATGAGATCCGCCCTCCGGAAATCTCTCCGGTTTTGGAAGTGCCCACTCCACCTGTTCAAGGTAGCCAGCCTGGGAGTTTCCTTCATTCAAACCAAGTCAGGGAAagaggagcctggccaacatggtgaaaccctgttgggGTTTCATCCTTCATCCTGGAGGGTCCCCTTGATGGGGCTCCAGATGGGccccagggaagggaagggagttgGCTTAGGGTCCCCTGGGCAGGGACTGAGCAGAACGCTGGGGGAagccagagagaggaagagacctCCAGCATctgtccctcctcctctccctgcagCTCTTGAGCCAGTgtgagattgccccattgcaatGACCTTGTCCCCaagattctctcttctctctatgacttttttttttttttttttttgagatggagtcttgctctgtcgcccaggctgcagtgcagtggtgcaatctcagttcactgcaatcttcgcctcctgggttcaaacaattctcctgcctcagcctcccaagtagctgggactacaagcacccactaccatgcccggctaatttttgtatttttagtagacacagggtttcgccatgttggccaggctggtctcaaagttctggcctcgagtgatcggcctgcctcaacctcccaaagttctgagattacaagcatgaaccaccgcgcccggcattcTGActatttctttatctctttctttatctctgaATTTTTATCCTGAGATCTTGCACCTCTGTGGCATCAGACAAACCTGGAATCTAAACACATAACAAGTCTCTGAGCCTCTGTGTCTTCCTCTATTAGAagaggtgcagcagctcacacctggaatcccagcactttgggaggctgaggcaggtgaatagcttgagcccaggagttcgaggccagcctgggcaacatggcgaaaccttgtctctactaaaaatacaaaatcaattagctgggcatgacggtgtgcacctgtagtcccagctactttggaggctgagatgggaggatcgcttaaacccaggaggtcaaggctgcagtgagttctgaTGGCaggactgcactccactctgggtgacaaagtgaaaccgtctcaaaaaaaaaaaaaaaaaagtcctggtgcagcggctcacacctgtaatcctagcactttgggaggccgaggcaggtggatcacctgaggtccagagtttgagaccaccctggccaacatggtgaaaaccccatctctactaaaaatataaaaatacaagaattagtcaggcatggtggtgtgtgcctgtaatcccagctactcaggaggctgagacaagagaattgcttgaacccaggaggcggagattgcagtgagctgagattgagccattgcactccagccagagtgacagagcgagactgtgtctaaggaaaaaaagaggaggggGGACAATAAGCATATCTCCTTAAGGCCACTTGGAGAGTCTGCTCATCTCACACACGTAAAGCACTTAGTAGGTTGTAAGCACTCACGAGACACTGGGGACACCTGGGTTTGTCCCTGGCTCTCTGTCCTCTTCTTGTCTCTGTTGCCTGAGAGTACAGGCCCTGTCTGCATGGCCTCCAGTTCTGCAGGGGCCCAGGGTGGCATCCGGGAGGGCTCTGCTGGGCTGGTCCTGTCCCAGAGCTCCTCACAACTGTGCTTCCTGGGATGGGGGGCTTCTTCCAGGCCTGGAACCTCCAGTGCTGGAGTGCATGGAAAAAGACCACGTGGAACCAGATCACGTGTGAGTTTCTGCCTCATGGTGGGGGAGGGACAAAGTTGCCATGACAGAGCCTGGAGGGTCTTGCCTTCAGGACCCTGCCTGATACCTCCTTCCAGAGAACCATCTTCCAGCCCCTAACATATTTTCCCGTCCCTGTAATCATGCTAAATGGAACGGGGAGACACTGTATTAGGGTTCACCAGAGGgatagaaccaataggatatataagGGGAATTAGCTCACATGATCACAAAGGCAAAGTCCCATGAGCTGGAGAATGACAGCGTGGCACCCAGGGGAGCCAGTAGCATGGCTCAATAGTTtgaaagcctcagaaccagggaagccacagggcagcccccagtctgaggccaaaggcctAAGAGCCCCCAGGAGGCTGCTGGTACAAGTCCTAGTGTCCAAaagccaaagaacctggagtctgatgtccaagggcagaaggagaaaaaggcatCCTGTTCTGGAATGAAGAGACGGGGAGGGgtgcgggggtggggtgggaaggggagagggagagaaagagaaagagagagggagcacTGAATATCCCCTTTCTTCTACCTGCTTTGTCCTAGCCGCGCCCCCAGCTGATTGTATGGTGCCACCCACATTGAGCAGGGATCTTCCTCTCTCCATTCACTGACTCACATgtcaatctcctctggaaacaccttcacagacacaacCAGGAACAATGCTTCACTAGCCATCCAGGCATCCCTCAATCCAGTCAAATTGACATCtactattaaccatcacagacatACAGCATCAAAGGAGGCAAATGTGGAAAAATAAGATTCACTCTGTGCTTTCTACTCCAGCTGAGGCTATGAGTGCTCAAGACCACCCTCCCGGCACTACACTCACCCCAAAGCCTCCACCTGTTTCCAGGAGCACAGATACTACATAGGCCATCGGATACACCCTAGCAAGGTTCTCCCCTGAGGTGGGACTCAGAGGGCCCCCTGAGGCTTGATAGGTGTCAACAGTTTGCCTCATTGTAGCTTATGCCACAGAATGATTTTGAATAGGGATTACAGTGCCAGTTAATTTGCAGCATAACTTTTGAGTCcaatcatttctctttctttcttttcttttctttctttttctttctttctttcttttcttttctctttctttctttctttctttctttctttctttctttctttctttctttctttccttctttctttctttctttctttcctttgtctttctctctctctctttctttctttttttttttttttgagacagagtctcgctctgtctcccagcctggagtgcagtggagcgatctcggctcactacaacttctgcctcctgggttcaagcaattctccccgcctcagcctcccaagtagctgggatcacaggcgcgtgccaccacgcctggctgatttttgtatttttagtacagatggggttttgccatgctggccaggctggtcttgaacgcctgacctcaggtgaccggcccgccttggcctccatgGACTCTGTCCTGGTATCCTTATACTGTGTGGTTGCCAAGTGTCCCCTGGCCTAGGGTTAACTGTGCAAGATGCTTGTGAGTATTCAGAGTGTTGTTCCTAATAAATGCacttcattaaaaacaaatgttcttGATGAAgtagtaaaaattattaaagttatGAAATTTCaatcattaaaaatgaatattcttaATAATGTGTGATAAATTGAACATGCAGGCATCACACTTATGCATATCAAAGTGAGTGGGCAAAAGAGTAGATTAGACACAGATAATCTGCTGTTTCTACTGTGTCTAAAGAGGAAATCGATGACATGGATGATTGATAAATGTAAAAAGTCAGTTAGAATGTGGcacagaaaatatgaaagaggAGTTTATGAACACAGAGTCTACTAGCACCTGAATCTTGGACTTCCTACCCTCCAGCTCCAGAACTGAAAGAAGTAAACATCTGTTGCTTAAACCACTCAGtctatagtattttattatagcaccATAAGCTTGAAGAAAGAGCTGAAATCAATAACCTAACAccccaaggaactagaaaaagaacaaactaaaccaaaaatcagcagaaggaaggaaataataaagatcagatagataaacaaaatagagaatagaaaagcagtagaaaaagtcaacaaaatcaagaattagatgtattaaaatatcaacaaaattacaAACCCTTAACTGGACTacctatgaaaaaaagaaagaaaactaagataactcaaattaaaaatgaaagaagggacattacaactgatgccacagaaacaaaaagaattatgAGAGAATACTACTAATATTTAAATGCCAACATATtgaataacctagaagaaatggataaatttgtagaaacatacaacctaccaagactgaatcacaaataaattttacaaattgGAACAGACCTATAACTAGTAAGTAGATTGaagcagtaatcaaaaacctcccaaaaagaaaaacccagccCTGGGAAATTCTACCAAAGAATCAATTCAATTCTtccaaagaattaaagaaaggaaatgctCTCAAACTCATATGAGACCAAAATCACCTTGATTCCACAACCAAagccacaagaaaagaaaactaaagaccaaTGTATCaggtgaatattgatgcaaaaatcctaaaaaaatTTTAGTGAACAGAAttaaacagcacattaaaaggattgtaggctgggcgcggtggctcacgcctataatcccagcactttgggaggccaaggcaggtggatcacgaggtcaggaattcaagaccagcatggccaagatggtgaaaccccgtctctactaaaaatacaaaaattagccaggcgtggtggcaggtgcctgtaatcccagttactcaggaggttgaggcaggagaatcacttgaacctgggaggcagaggttgcagtgagctgagattgcgccactgcactgcagcctgggtgacacagtgagactccatctcaaagaaaaaaaagatcatataTCATGACCAAGTTGGATTTATGCTTGGAATGCAAGGATGAgtcaa
This genomic stretch from Pongo pygmaeus isolate AG05252 chromosome 8, NHGRI_mPonPyg2-v2.0_pri, whole genome shotgun sequence harbors:
- the LOC129045024 gene encoding rho guanine nucleotide exchange factor 18-like; the encoded protein is MEDLSLDLGALQGREYLQDLGLGAPSHNQPGETPDSHLTGEELGRDSLFSSLAGSQDRSRRRSWERSRSCSERWQRLSLDASTVDEEPCLPRTLASLALNLPGGGLKTWTQGCLSGGGTPAETPGKEWDSPKKRVRSRSVPVSFYEIRPPEISPVLEVPTPPVQGLEPPVLECMEKDHVEPDHV